GTCCGCTATTGAGGtgaccctgaaaaaaaaaaaaaaaaaaaaggtttgtacAAAGTTCACAGGTTGAAGCTGGTCTGTAAACCCTTATTTGCATTTATCAAATCACACGTGGCACAGGCATACCTTTTGGCTCCACCTGCATCAGGTGAGACGATGGTGCAGTTTTTCCATTCAGGGATGTTCTCTTTAATCCATTTCAGCACAGCTGGCTCTGCATACAAGTTATCAACGGGGATGTCAAAGAATCCCTGGACAAAGATAAAAATATGTCAGATGTCTGCCTTTGTTGACATATATGCAAacatttggtaaaaaaaaacaaacaagaaaacccATCAGATTCCTAATGAAGCAGAATTTACAATTACACAAACCTTATGGTCACCAGTCTGAAAGACTACCaggaaggaaaaaaggaaaggaaaaaaaaaaaaaaaaaagaggccccAAAATAACAATTTCTAAAGAAATATTtgcaaaaatatttgaaaatggGAGCCTTTCTGTGGCACGGTTTCAAACCCAGATAAAAAAACCACATGTTATGTAATATTCACCCATTCTATATGGATCAGATTTATTTCTAATATAcagttttaaatgtgtttaaaatagCAGATAAGGCCGGTCTAAGCATCTCTCTAATGTATAAAATATCTTTATATATCTatgtataaaaaacaaaaaatagctAAAAATGGGTTTACAAAGTCCCAATAAAAAGACTAAATCAAAGACCAATTAACTGCAGGGGCATGAACGAAATAAACTTCAGTTTATGTCTGCTCTCATACAACTCACTTGTATTTGCGAGGCATGCAAATCCATCGTGATGATGTGGTCTGCGCCTGAAACTGACAACATGTTGGCCACCAACTTGGCAGAGATAGGCGCGCGGCTCTGCAATGAAAATAGATCTCCTCAGCCACATGGAATAAGAAAACTGGCAAGCATGGCTCACTTCTAAAAATAACACTTAACTGAGAGTTTAGCATTTGTGTTCAACCCCACCAGCCAAATGTTACAAACATTCTTTTATTCAGACCTAAATTTTCAGAATATACGCTCATTATAGGCAAAACGCATACAAATAACCAAGTCATCACAAAAATCCTAGACACCAGCTCATCTTGCACCACAACACCGTATATAGAGTTCCTGTTTTTGCAGACATGAGTGCGGAACATTCAGTTCATGCAATATGTTGAAATGGGAGGAAATGCCAACACAAGAAATAAATGAAATCTGAGCTTCGGGATAGTTTAGCAAAACACACATATCGGGGGACTGGCGAACAAGCAAAAAGATAAAGGGGAAAATTCCTTGTTGACTGATTACGGATGGGCAAGGCTGCAGGCTTCCTGTCATGATGCTGGATGGCAAATGACATGACAGAAGTAAATAGACAGATATCCCTCACCCCCACCTTGTCCTTCTTGTCTTGACGGGCATATGGGAAGCAGGGGATGACAGCTGTGACCCTGGAGGCTGAGGCAATCTTGCAGGCATTAATCAtgatcagcagctccatcaAATTGTCATTGATCTCCCCACAGCCACTCTGCACAATGTAGACATCTTCTCCACGTACGCTCTCCCCTATCTCCACACTACCAGAGAAGAGACGTGACAAGACAAACAGCACTTAGAGCCACCGAGCTAACACACCCAGAGAAGCTTGAGATAGATGAGACAAGAGTAAACATTAGCTTGTGTGCACATGTGATTTCACCTGATCAAGGGTTTAACTTGGGGCTAAAGGAGATGCGTGTCGAGTCAGAAAGTTTGACATTGTCATTTTAGCTTAAGACTGCTAAGATTGTTTTGTTTCGAGTTAGCAGACAGGTTACTCATTCAAGTTAGCATTAGTTCTAAACCATTCGTGGACTACAAGTTCCCGACAACACTGCGCGGCAATTTGACCGTGACACCACGTTTCCCATTTATAGCATACATGTCGCTAGGTTACAACATTTCACTTCTACGCACAATTTCTTTGTTGagaacacaacagcaaaaaccTCACCATGTTTCTTGGTTGCTAAATTTTTTGGTAACAACCTTCCCCAATTCGAGACCCAGGCGGTCCGCTATTTTCTGAGAAAGATCCGGATGTGAGCTACCGCTAAATATCTTGATATTCGGCATTTTGTTGTGGTCCAGGGCGTCGTCCAGTCCAAGCGAACTGCGCCAGCGATCAAATATCAAGTCAGACGTACCGAAGCGTCCGAGACAACTGGAATTAGATCAACAGTTGTTGAGCTACTCTTACCGAGCTTGATAGCCTTTCCTACCTATCTTCCATTATGTCCCACACATCACGCGTACGACTCATCCTCCCAGGGCGGCGCGCACGCTTCAAGTTGTCGTTTGCCGTGATGGCGTCATTCCCACCAGAGAACGTCTGGTGACGCATAGAACGCCGACCTGGTGGGCCACGCACATTTTATGAGCACAGTGGATGCGAAAACGTAGTTAATACGTGGCAAGTTCGACGAGTATTAATAGCCTGCTAGTAGGAAACGGCACATCCCTCTTGTGTTATTATAAAGGCTAAACATAAATTTCCCATTTTGTTAAAGACTGGCACGTACTTGACATTTCCTTCAGCCCCTCGTAGACATTCTGGCGACCTTTTGGTGACCAATTTCTTCATCAAACGGCTGCCTCTAAGTGAAGAAATTTGAAAAAGAGTACACTTAGTTCAACAATACAAATGTTTTCACTACAGTTTCATAATAGGAATTGCATAGGTAAAAATAAATAGTGTAATGAAGAttagtttttaaatgttaagGGTTACACAGCTGAGCATTGTTAATGAGTATTAACTCCTGAAACAGGCATTTAAAGTATTAAGCCTATGTTTGACTGTTCAGCATGCATAGTTTTTATATGCAGATGAGTAGCACGTCCATTCAAATAAATGGAGCCAGTCTACATGCAGAGACAGCTCCTTGTAAGTTATCTGAACATGCTGACGGTCTCAAGTTTATCACTTTGCTGAACCGTATTGTCCATATAGATAtaccaaaaaaaatatattgctGCATGGCAAAAAGATGCAAAGCAATAGAATGAATCCTGTTATACACATATAAGCTTTCTTCCCAACAGAATACATGCAAAAAGTGACAACTTTGTCATTTTCAATAATGACTTTCAGTATTCCGGTTTCTTCAAGTATCTGTAACTATGTCTGTAAATGTAATTCATTCGGTTATTTGATTGTGTAATTCTGTTGCATTTAATGTAACTACATACAACACCAGGAGAGGACAGGGGGCAAGTATTTGTTCCTGGTTAGCTCATTCTCAGGACAAAGCATTCATCTTTTGGAGTCTTTTTttgtccatttattttttaaagatgCATTTTCAAAATGAGCAATTCCTGTCTAGCTTCTCTTCAGTACAGCAATCAACTCATGAGGCCATTGACTTTAGACTGACATAGATAGACTCTGTTACTTCAGGAGCCAGAGGATGCACAGACCACGGATTTGTAAATTAATGTTAATAAATGATGATCCAGTAAAGTTTGGACGCGCCTATTTGATGGAGTCTGATTTATATAGCCTgccccaaaaagaaaaagaaaattcacATACTTTTGTATTTTCTTGGATCACATTTAGCTTTAATTGTAGCAAATATGGCGTTGTTTCAAATAGCTTATGCAATGTCACAACAGTCCTTTCTAAAAGAGTTGCTTTAATCTTTTGCCAAGATGACATGAGAGACTGCTTGCTGCCAAAAGTCTTTTCCAGCAAATTGCAAAGATTCTCATTGGGATTTATGTTTGGGTTCTGTGGTTGCCAATCTATATGGGAACATTATTTTCTTTGCTCCCTGTGCTACTCTTTCACAGTTTGAGCTCAATGAATCCTGGGATTGTCATTATGGAACATGCCTTTGccatcagggaagaaaaaaaaaactcttgatGGAAAAATCTGGTCATTCAGTGTATTCAGGTAGTCAGGTGACTTCTTTAGACCTGACAAAATGAAGCATATCCATTAGCTTAATTGAATCCAGTtggtaatttatttatttttttggcaaGGCAATGTGTATATGAAGTAGAGTGATATTGCATATACTACTATATAGAGAGCAACGGAAACATTTTGCTCGcaatttcaataaaaaacaaaagtgggctgtttgaaaagaaaatatggGAAAATGACACACGTCACTGCTTTTCCTACCACTGACTACCTCACTGCCGTCCCCACCACTGGCTCTTTGATGGATTTGCCTTGAACACTATTTTTTCATATCCCTCACTtttgttactgtttttttttttttcaatttcatctAGGCTTTGGAGCATTTGACTATGAGGTAGGAAAATGTGAGTCTATTTTGTAGACCAAAGTTATTCACATTGAATCGCGCCCCACCCCAAGTTTTGGGTTATTATGGCTATGACTCAGTTCACCAAGGTACAAACAAAATTCATTTAAACCAGCATTCTTTTCCTCTCTATCTTAAAAGAGCTCAGTTTTCCTGTGGGCAACTGGTAATCCCAATAGCCAGTTTGCCTTTGTACAACAATGAATTGaacaaaatgtcaaaataaGGCTCAGATGCATCTCTTATAACTTTACTTCTTGCTAACTACAGAATTACGAGTTGTTAGTTTTCTTTCatgagattgttttttttttatttttctcaagcACCTTTGAAACTCATCATATATGATATTGAACTGTTTCTGTCAAAGCTGCTTCCCTGGTGTGACTGTTTGTTTCCTTTGCTATGAAGCGATAAAACAAGCATCACAAGACAAATTGTGTAAACCTTCCTGCAAGTAGTTGGTGCTGTGTCATGTTATTTAGGTTTGCTCTGTTAAGCCGACATCCCCCTTTTGCTTGAGTCAAATGAATGAAACAATCCCAGCAATAAGCATCTGTTGTCGCAAGAGATGTCTCCTGGTAGTCTTTCATATGATGCACTTTGTTTGAACTTGTTCCCACAGACACCGCTGGCATTACAACAAGTTTAGTGCGTACAATGTCATCTCCAAATTCTCTGAAAGAGTTTATTTAATACACTTTATTGCTCTTAAAACATGAGAGAAGTTTGCACACAGACAGAAGACCACAGTGAAGACAAGATTATTGACAGTAAATAAAGACAGGAATGAAAGAAGTGcacaaaaataaacaatgaaTCAAGTCATGATGGGCTCATTGTGTGAATGAAACAGACTAATCTACAGTTTACCAAAGCAACAGGACCAATGACAAGCACATAAGATGTTGATTGAAATGTTCAAGTGCTGATTGAGTGGATATTGTCCGattgttttgtttataaaaataaacatgtcCCATGCTTTATACTCATAATATATTCTTCAAAATATATGTTTTACTATTAGTTTCTATGTTACATTACTATTATAAATAATGACCTCACAGACATGTTTTCTCCTATTTACAAAATAGTGACGGGCTCTGAATTTGTCTTAATGTCACAGGTTTAAAAGTGTTTCTTATTccctcacatgttttattatgTTATTTACATCCGCAGTGTAAAAGTATACATTTCCATATCGTATACCATTTGCAAAACATCAATACACATCCACCATACCCTTTCATTTTGACCCGTTTATCCCACTTTCAAAATCTGTAAAGTATCATCACGTCCAATGCCAGTGTGGTTGTCCCTTAAAGTCTCAGGGGAAATCATGCAGCACACTGAGGGAGAAAACACCGCGTAATGGTTCTGGAGAGGCCACATTAGCGGCAGAGGAAACACTGTTAAAAGAGAGGACTTGTAAACACACCGCAAGTGTGTTCTGAAACCAAGATGAAAGTGCAACAAAGCTGAAGGTAAAACTGAAGTGTTGCTTTCGCTCATGATTAAGCACACTGTAAGGGTGATGCTTTTTGTCAAATTCTGAAcatttctgatttatttgtaaCTACAGAACACTGCATGTTTCAGTGTCCTAACTATAATATTTACTATAAGATGATTATATAACTTCAGGAGGGGAGAATTTAGCATGTTAAATAGtactttaaaaacatttgagtTAAGTTCAATTTTAGCACGACACTTCTGTATTTGTCAAATTACTCcaaaacttttttatttcaagagATAGTAGATTGCTCTTCCTGCCTTTAACATTGTTGCAGAACAGTTGTCACTGTTAATTTGGTTTCATAGCACTTTCTTTTGATAGTATATCCGGCATACATTATAGGCCAACACAACTATAAaacctcagatttttttttctggaataaCAAGTGGGTGAGACACAAAGAATTTCAGACAGGAAATGATGTGTTAGTTTTATTAAAATACATAGAAAACTACTTTGTGGGTTTCTTAAATATTTGCTAGATTGCACATTGTGTAACAGCACAtagaaagcatttttttttattttgtatctgaAAACCTGAATAAAAACATAGGAATATTTTGAAATGGGCCAACGTCAGCTTTTAGAAGATGAATTATGAAAGAGTGGtgttgttttcagcagcaggatgaatcgaaaaacacagaataaaacattaaaaggtACATTTAGGCTTCAGAACTAATGTCAGAGGTTGTGCAAAATCCTAGTTACAAGCTTACTCGTTTGCTAGTAGAAGTCTACTGTATATTTAAAACTATGATTCACAACCAGTGAGATGTAAGTGAGCCATGGATTTGTGGAGGTGTAAAATACACTCTGTTATTGATTATATTGTGGGCATGTCTTCTTTGCAGTTGAGTGAGGTAATAACACTCTTTACTGTACATTGGATACGACTGTCAATTGAGCTTCTGCTACATTGTCTGCCCTGAGCAGGTGATTTTCTACCTGCACTCTTGTAAATGAGAGAGTGGAGCTCTGTCAGTCAGTATTGTTACGTATGCCGTACTTGTGTTTCAGTGCTTTTCATTTTCCAACTTTGTCACTTACATTTTGACTGATGTAACAGTATGTCAGGCACTGCCATCACAGCCAACATAGATCAGTTTTGAGTTACAACAGTTAGCAAAttccacaaacaaacacatcacCATCTAACCAACCGACCCTTTGGACTATGCAGTTTACAGAAGTCGCTACTTAACAAGATCTCCTTAATTATTTTGTccaaaacatacatttatatctGATTTGTTATAATTTTTATGGTTCTCTCAACTCAATacatttcaaatatatttttcaccTGTTTTCTTCACAAAACTTCATATTATTTGCTAAGTAGACACAACTCAAATATATATTACATATAAAATATTATACTataatgatttatttatattatgtATATTGATATGAGGTGATTAGCCCTGTATTACCCAGTCTGTTATAGGGTTCTTATTCCATTGTGCATCCGTTTGGcatatctttatttttctaaacAAGGCTACCTCAGGGCCTGTAAACATGGGATGAAACAGTTGCATTGCAATTTTTACTGAGGATGATTCATTGCACATTTTGTAAAAATtgtaaacaataaataaataatgaatttGGATAGTGTAGCCACCCACATTCTGGACTGTTCTGATTACATTCCTGCCAGACCTTTTCTTACTGGGCAGGCAGAGTTTTGATGGGTCGTGTGAGTGAGCTCATGTTATTGGTGTTGGTGGAAATTTGAGGGCTCACTGTCTTTGTTGGCAAACTGCTGGAGTGCCCCATGGACTCCTCTGCTGCACGCAGAAGTAAAGTGTAGTTGATGGCTACCTCCTCAACTTTTCTCAATAGCTGCAGCCTTTGGGTTTCTGAACGAACCCCCCGGATCAATTGAATGAAGGTCTGGGTTAGTTCACACAACACTTGGAAGCTGGCTGAGACAACAGCAAGCATACGTGTTGGGCTTTTTTCAACACTTGCCACTCTCCGACACGATGCTCTGAACTCTTTAAAGCGCACTGCCAGCTCCTGTTTGTACTCTGTAATCCGTGAGGGCTGAAGACGAGTCTCACCCTCAGCTTGTGGGCTGTTAGCACATTGTCGCAGGATAGCTAGCAACTCATTAGCATCCAGCTGGGCATTTAGAAAACCATCAGGCAAGCTGAACGTTTTCCCCTGGAGAGCCTGTACCCGTGCAAGGCTTCCTTCCAGTGTACCACAGGATCTCAGGTCTATGTCCTGTGTTTGTGGTTCCTCCTCTTCTACCTCTTCTTCTTCCCCACTGCAGTCCTCTGCATTAAGAACCTGGAGTGTTTTGCTTACAACAGGAAAAGTATGCGCGTCCACCTCCATACCTGGGAGGACCTGAAGGGGTATGGAGTATGAGAGTTCCTCTTTCTCACTGCTTTCATCTGCAGCCTCACACTTTCTGTAACAGAAACAAAATGAGCAGCATTTGTCTTTGTCATCGATGTCTTCACTCGGCAGGCTCAGCAGGACTTCCCCAGTTCCTTCTTTGCTTTCACGCAGTAGTTCCTCCCCCTGAATGAAAAACACACCCTTTTTCCCTTTCCCGTCTGCCTGATGAGACTGAGTGTGGACTGGTTCTACTGGGGTGGGGAGCCTAAGTCCTGTGGCCCTCACTCTTTCCATCTCCTTCTCCAGACTTTTGGTTTTCGGTTTCACCTCAGCATACACTGGTGTGCTAGTGTTGTTATCCAGCTCCCCAATGCTGTATCGTCTCTGGAGCTTCTTATATTGAGGAGCTCCCATGCAATCGGTTTGAGAAGTACACGTGGGCAAGCAGGAGCCCTGGTCTCCCCTTGGCTCTCTCGACTCAAGGCTTGTTGATCGTATTCGTGTTGTCTTGATCTCCAAGGTCTGAGGTCTCCTTGTGGCACTTTGAGCATGAGGGACTTTGGAGACTGCCGGAGGGGTCTTTGCAATGgttctctctcttcctctgttttgtatttcttttgtgGTGCCAACTGGGGTGTCAGGTAGTCGCATTCCCCTACACATTCGCTTACAGTCACAGCTACGTCGCTGCTCCCTGGAGATCCCAGGGGCCTTAAGGACAGGACTAGTGCGGAGTTGGCAGGCACAAGGAGTCCCTGAGGGCACAGGTGAGGAACCTTGGGGCAAAAATTCTCCCTGCGATGTCTTGGGTTTCAGCAGCTCCTCCAAGAACTCAAGCTCATACTGGCGAACTTTCTGCAACTGAGCCCTTcgttcatctgtttcttttcgCATTCGGGCTGGAAACGTTGCTGAAAGAAGGTTTTTAAAGCTCAAGAAGGGGGCACTGCGCTGGGACTTGCCTTTACCTGTGCTGTACTTTTTTGAGTCTCTGGCTGGGAGAGTGGAGACTTTATCTACAGAGGGGCATGTAGTTGTTAGATCATCTAAAATAGGTAAGGATTTCACGTGACATTTTTGTGACTCGAGGTGGGATTTGCTCTGGTTACCATCAGTCTTGCTTTCAGCTGTTTCCTTTCTCTCTACTTTTACAGGCAAACGAGGAGAGAACTTAGTTTGTATTTGTGGGCTTGGTTTTGCCAAACAAGGATCTGCTCCTACTTTTCCTGCATTTTCTTTGCCTTCTTTGCTGTTTGCCAACTGCAGACCTTTGGCTCGAAGGCGCTCATCATCTGTGGGGGAGGAGGATTGAAACACCACTATCTTCTGAACCTGTGGATCTTTTAGTCTTAGTTGAGGTGCAGGATCCTGTTTCACCGGACATGTGCAGAAGAGATCATCAACTGGCACAAGTTCTGTAGAGCTTGAAGGCTTCATGGTCTCACTAGAGGCAGTCTTGGCATCTTGGCACATATTAGTGGGAGAAATCTTGGCAGAAGAAGTTCGAACCACAGGCAAGATGATAGGTAAGGCTTTGTTTATAGGATCTGTATTAAGAGTTGCTGCTGTCTTCTCCTTTATACCATCGGGGAGATTTTGAGTTTTCATTTCTCCTGAAGCATTTGATAATTTTTGATCTGTACTGACAGATGTCAGTGAAGCATCAGACACTTTAACTTTTTCAGGTGGTTTTGAAGGGGGGTCAAAGGTGTTTGCTTTGGCAGACTCAGAGATCGCTTTTAATTCTGCTTTTTGTTTCATGTTGGTAATGTCTTGATTACTCCCTTGCTCTGTTACAACGCTGACTATCGCTGAATCTTGGCTGGGGCTAACTTTAAAGGGAACAGTCTTGCTAAGAATTACTTGCTTGGGTGGACAGCCAGCACGTATTTGACCCAGAGAGAAGGCCCCAGTCCCTATGGTCTTTGCTGTGCAGCCAGGGATAGCCAGGGGGAAGTCACGGCGACAAAGAATACGCTCCTTGTTGATATGGTGAGCCAACAGGTAGGCTTGGTTTTGGTTTTGCTTCATTGCTGACACCATCTCTGAGACATCTGTCAATTCAGAGGAATTGGTCTCATGACCTGAATCCAGTGATGACTCTGGTGTAATGGCAGCTAAGACAATCAGCCCTGAGAAAAAGAACAACATAGTCCACTGTTAGTAtaatcaagaaaaaacaaatggtAATGCAGAAATGTATTGATTGTGACTGCAATTAGCATAAATCATTTGGGAATAGTTTTCATGTAAGTTTTACAATATCAGTCATTCAGGTTCAAATTCTTAGGCCCCTCTCCAGACTGATTCATGCACTAGTAGCATTGCTTTACTTGACACCGCAGAGTATTGCAGCTTTGGCATGCAAATTTATGTTTGAAAACGTTTGAGAAATTTGCAAAGATGAGCCATTTTCTGACTTTTGCATAAATCAATCAAAATTCAATAAATAatttgggtttaaaaaaaaaaaaagcatttgatttTACCTGCAGTATTTCAGTAAACATGGTCAATAAAAATTTCAGTTGCATTATACTGTTATTTTTGTTTGGGACCTTAATTATAGTATAGCTTGCCATTtcactatacacacacacacacacacacacacacacacatatttatatatacatatatgcatatatatttgctttaagaataagaaaaatatgAATGTGCAATACATCAGTAGTACTATTTATTATCAATATAATTTTGCTgattagaaaaatactttagttAATACTGTTAGTGTTGGTAATTTTCTGAGTAAGATGTGAGCAGTGGCCTGACTAAGGCTGTTGACCTGCTGTCTGTGTTGGTTGTTGAGGGTGATGTGGGTAGTCCTCAGAGGCTGCCAAAGCCTCAAGTGCCTGTAAGGTGGAGACCAGAGCGTCATCAAGCTCCTGGGCATGATCTCTGACTGTTCTTGTGGCCACATTATCAATCAGTGTAACAGGCACATCTTCCTTGGCTTGGGCCAGCTTCCCAGAAGCAACACCAATACTGGCACTGGTTCTAGCCTTCCTGCCTCTCTTTGGATCGTCCTCATCAGAACTATTGTCCCTGAAGCCAGGTGGTGGGGCAGCAATAGCAGGTGGTGGTGGTTGCAGCTTTTCTTCTTTCccttccacctcctcctcctcctcttcttcattcCCAGGGGGTGGGAGGGCCATGAGGTCAACAGCATCTCCATCTCGGGAGGCACAAGCACTGGAGCAGTGCTTCCCCGAACTCCCACTGCAGTTACCTGCTGTCGACAGACCCTCTGCCCTAAGCCTGGCTTTGCAGGAGTCACAGAAGTAACGTGTGGCTTTCTGCGGTTGACCCATTGTTTGAGCTCTGACTCGAAATCCCACTTTCTCCACTGCTGGGCTCTCTAAAACTCCAGCTATTTCCTCTGTACTCCCCTGCGTGGGATCGGACTTGGTGCGGGGACGGCCAGGGGTCTCCTGGGAAATAAAGTTCTCATTGATGTCGAGTTCAGCCTCAGCATGTGTTTGCAGCTCTTGAAATTGCTGTTGCTCTTGAAGGTGAACATGACACAGGCCTAGATGCTGAGGCTCTGCAGGAACTAGGGCTCTTGAACATCCTGACTCCCTGTGTGAGCTTTCCCTCTCGTCCCCTCGCCGTCCTCCACTTTGCAATCCAGTTGCCCCAGAGCGTGGGTGGGGATGGTGGGAGCTTCTGTAATCTAAGGATAGAATTGTCAAAGCAGTGGATAGTTTGAGGTGTTAAGAACTACTGGGGATATAGAAGATCCAGATGGACAAGCAGAGGCGACAGCTGGTGGTCAGATGGGGATTATTTATTTCAAAAATGGATGTTGAAAGCTGAAGTTTGTCTGAAGTTAGAGGGTTAGATACGGGTGGAATGTGATGATGTGATGATACAATCCCTCTTTAGTGTTGACTACAAATTGATGCAACAGATGGCAAAGGATCTGTTCATGTTTGGCAGTAATAGTTCATAATTACAGCAAAAGCACAGTTCACTTTACAAATTCATAATGTTAGTCTGtcttgagaaaa
Above is a genomic segment from Odontesthes bonariensis isolate fOdoBon6 chromosome 13, fOdoBon6.hap1, whole genome shotgun sequence containing:
- the frmpd3 gene encoding FERM and PDZ domain-containing protein 3 isoform X3, which codes for MAKVQDGHTNACDSSAMLEESQDGMDSGTLSPASARQVTIQRHPTQGFGFIAGSQRPVIVRSVSADGPSFGKLLPGDQILAINEETVSDAPRERVIDLVRRCKDTIVLTVLQPHQSPKSAFISAAKKARLRTNPPKVRFSEQVSISDPDSTMLKDDSLLLIPNVLKVFLENGQIKSFTFDSRTTVRDVISSLQDRLSLRYIEHFALVLEAGGLDQNQKLHLLQENQPLTHVVHRTYFQGMKCLFRICFFPKDPADLLRRDPAAFEYLYIQSRNDVIKERFGMDWKSDITLRLAALHIYITVSSARPNQKISLKHVEKEWGLEPFLPLTLLPTVKEKNVCKTLSQLLKTYQHPPPSGNKVPPLQGKLQYMRVLNDLPPFGGILFHTVGLDEKQSATTLLVGPRHGISHVIDLKNNLTTVLTEFSRVSKIQLYRESQGVARVEVTIHEAKSPNSPPYHLLQPLVLLMEWPDASNFACLISGYYKLFVDPKRTIYFRNPVQSQLTKAGLIVLAAITPESSLDSGHETNSSELTDVSEMVSAMKQNQNQAYLLAHHINKERILCRRDFPLAIPGCTAKTIGTGAFSLGQIRAGCPPKQVILSKTVPFKVSPSQDSAIVSVVTEQGSNQDITNMKQKAELKAISESAKANTFDPPSKPPEKVKVSDASLTSVSTDQKLSNASGEMKTQNLPDGIKEKTAATLNTDPINKALPIILPVVRTSSAKISPTNMCQDAKTASSETMKPSSSTELVPVDDLFCTCPVKQDPAPQLRLKDPQVQKIVVFQSSSPTDDERLRAKGLQLANSKEGKENAGKVGADPCLAKPSPQIQTKFSPRLPVKVERKETAESKTDGNQSKSHLESQKCHVKSLPILDDLTTTCPSVDKVSTLPARDSKKYSTGKGKSQRSAPFLSFKNLLSATFPARMRKETDERRAQLQKVRQYELEFLEELLKPKTSQGEFLPQGSSPVPSGTPCACQLRTSPVLKAPGISREQRRSCDCKRMCRGMRLPDTPVGTTKEIQNRGRERTIAKTPPAVSKVPHAQSATRRPQTLEIKTTRIRSTSLESREPRGDQGSCLPTCTSQTDCMGAPQYKKLQRRYSIGELDNNTSTPVYAEVKPKTKSLEKEMERVRATGLRLPTPVEPVHTQSHQADGKGKKGVFFIQGEELLRESKEGTGEVLLSLPSEDIDDKDKCCSFCFCYRKCEAADESSEKEELSYSIPLQVLPGMEVDAHTFPVVSKTLQVLNAEDCSGEEEEVEEEEPQTQDIDLRSCGTLEGSLARVQALQGKTFSLPDGFLNAQLDANELLAILRQCANSPQAEGETRLQPSRITEYKQELAVRFKEFRASCRRVASVEKSPTRMLAVVSASFQVLCELTQTFIQLIRGVRSETQRLQLLRKVEEVAINYTLLLRAAEESMGHSSSLPTKTVSPQISTNTNNMSSLTRPIKTLPAQ